CGCGCGCCGGCCTCGCCGACGAGGGCGAGGACATCGAGGTGCTCGAGCTCGACTTCGACGACGCGCTCGACCGCATCGGCCACGACCTCATCGACGCGAAGACGATCATGCTCCTGCAGTGGGCGGCGCTGAAGGGGCCGTTCGCGGCGGCTCGGGCGTAGCAGCGCGGCATCCGCTCGCTCATTCGCCTCAGCGACCGGGCTCGTATCCCCGCAGCCATCGCGTGATCGACGCGTAGGCCGCGGCGCGCGCCGGCTCCCGCGACAAGAACACGTCGTGCATGGCCCCGTCGACGCGCGCGACCGTGACGTTCGGCCCGAGCCGCACGGCGCGTTCGGCGATCTCGTCGACGACGAGCACGATGTCGCTCGAGCGCATCGCCTCGGTCCACTGCGGCTGGATGGTCGACCGGGCCGACAGGATCGTCAGCACCGGTGCGCCCACGTCGATGCCGGCCGCGACCGTCGCGTGACCCGCGAGGATGGCGGTGAGCCAGGCGGGATGCGTCGTGAACCCGCGGTCGGGCCGCCACTCGTGCGAGTACTCCCACTCGCCGCCCTGCTCCTTCGACACCGTCCGCGTGTAGAAGCCGAGGTCGACGTTCGGCAGCGGGCCGGTCGGCCGGATGCGTGCACCGAACGTGATGACCGGCGCGAGCGCCTCCCGCCCCACCCTGCTGAGCTGGAACTCGAGCCACGGGCTGTTGAGCACGAGCGCCGCGGCGCGTCCCGGGTTCCGCGCCGCCCACAGGCTCAGCGTGAGGCCGCCGGTCGAGTGGCCGACCAGGATCAGGGGCCGAGCGGATGCCGCCCTGCCCGGGTCATCCGTCGCGCCGTCCCCTGGCGCCCCGTGCCCCATCGCGGCGAGCGCCGCCTCGAGGTCGGCGTCGTAGTCGGCGAGGTTGGTGATGTAGCCGGGTGTCTGTCCTGGCCGCAGGCTGCGCCCGTACTTGCGCAGGTCGAGCGCGAAGAAGCGCGCGCCGGCCCCCGCCCAGAACTGCGCGAGCTCGGGGTTGAAGAAGTAGTCGCTCCACCCGTGCACGTAGAGCACGTCGGCTCCGGATGCCGCGCCGCGCCGCTGCTCCCACGGCCACGTGAACCGCCCCGCCGTCCGCGGCCGGTACCGCACGAGCGTCGCGACGACCTCACCCTCGTCGTCGCTGCCCAGCGGAAGCTCGAGCTGCTCGAACCCCTCGCCGAGCACGTCGGGGCGCCACCCCTCGTCGCGCTCCCCCTCGGCCACGGCACCTCCCCCGGATCGCTCCCCTCAGACTACGGATGAAGCAGCAGCGGTGGCGTTGCTCGTGAGGAACTAATTGAATTGGCCGATGATGCCGATGACCGCCGGATAGAGCAAGACGATGAAGAGCACCGGCAGAATCGCGAAGACCAGCGGGAAGACGACCTTGATCGGCACCTTCATCGCACTTTCCTCCGCACGCTGCCGGCGTCGGATCCGCATTTCGCTCGCCTGCACGCGAAGCACGTCGGCCACGGAGATGCCATACCGGTCGGCCTGCTGGACCGCCCGGATGAAGCGCTTGAGGTCGTCGCAGTCCGTACGCGCGAGCAAGGCCGAATATGAATCGGTCCGAGATCGCCCGATCGACATGTCTTGCAGCGTTCGGATGAGCTCATCCGAAAGCGGCCCGGAACTGCCCTGCGCAGACTTCGCCATCGCCGCTTCGAATCCCAGCCCGGCTTCGACCGCGATGGTCATCTGGTCCAGTGTGTCGGGAAGCGCCAACAGGATTGCATGCTGGCGGTCGTCGGCGCGACTTCCCAACATCACTTCCGGAACCACGAAGATGAGCACGCCGAACAGCACGCCGATGATCGTCAGGAACGGCGAAGATCCCAGGGCGAGTGAAGCAACCACGATGGTGACACCGATGACCCCGACGACGAAGCGAAGCAGCAGGAATCCGCCGACCGTCCACTGGCCCGCCTTGCCGGCGTAGATGATCTTTCGCTGGATCCAGCCGCCGTATCCCGGTGGCACGACGGCAGCCAAGGTCTGGGCGAACGTCGCTCGTTCGACTCGCTCCCGTTCCGCCTGGGTCGGCGGCGCGACGGCCGCGACCACGTCGGCTTTCGC
This DNA window, taken from Agromyces sp. 3263, encodes the following:
- a CDS encoding type II secretion system F family protein, with the translated sequence MTVIAYAAIAGLALSVGLLTYLVFSLIPAKADVVAAVAPPTQAERERVERATFAQTLAAVVPPGYGGWIQRKIIYAGKAGQWTVGGFLLLRFVVGVIGVTIVVASLALGSSPFLTIIGVLFGVLIFVVPEVMLGSRADDRQHAILLALPDTLDQMTIAVEAGLGFEAAMAKSAQGSSGPLSDELIRTLQDMSIGRSRTDSYSALLARTDCDDLKRFIRAVQQADRYGISVADVLRVQASEMRIRRRQRAEESAMKVPIKVVFPLVFAILPVLFIVLLYPAVIGIIGQFN
- a CDS encoding alpha/beta hydrolase, giving the protein MAEGERDEGWRPDVLGEGFEQLELPLGSDDEGEVVATLVRYRPRTAGRFTWPWEQRRGAASGADVLYVHGWSDYFFNPELAQFWAGAGARFFALDLRKYGRSLRPGQTPGYITNLADYDADLEAALAAMGHGAPGDGATDDPGRAASARPLILVGHSTGGLTLSLWAARNPGRAAALVLNSPWLEFQLSRVGREALAPVITFGARIRPTGPLPNVDLGFYTRTVSKEQGGEWEYSHEWRPDRGFTTHPAWLTAILAGHATVAAGIDVGAPVLTILSARSTIQPQWTEAMRSSDIVLVVDEIAERAVRLGPNVTVARVDGAMHDVFLSREPARAAAYASITRWLRGYEPGR